In the genome of Doryrhamphus excisus isolate RoL2022-K1 chromosome 11, RoL_Dexc_1.0, whole genome shotgun sequence, one region contains:
- the mis18a gene encoding protein Mis18-alpha, producing the protein MSSLLIVPLSHRAHTHPKGGGIALICFASAVKRQKCRRRRRPRAAVCPVSKSRRQHSNVKMATRGKFSSNVLNSANSTFETQSMDSTIVREKLFGQTEEDDDEPVVFICGKCRLPVGDSLSWGGSEDGQNQIRLKRVTDNVLVGKDARLHEASKGSLCLIVDLMCRGCHSVLGMIYSSTPKSLDHKRYMFCFNVADIDSYVLGSASQMLAAEGPKEQPVTLEYRGHVEQQLLEMKMLVVSMAQRLEEIEGGLQDGCNEA; encoded by the exons ATGAGTTCTTTATTGATTGTACCTTTGAGCCATAGAGCTCATACACATCCGAAGGGCGGCGGTATTGCACTAATATGCTTTGCATCCGCCGTCAAACGACAAAAgtgtagaagaagaagacgtcCTAGAGCTGCTGTGTGTCCTGTATCCAAGTCGCGGCGCcaacattcaaatgtaaaaatggcGACCAGGGGGAAGTTTTCTTCTAACGTCCTCAATAGTGCAAACAGTACATTTGAAACCCAAAGCATGGACTCCACTATCGTCCGAGAAAAGTTATTCGGCCAAACGGAAGAAGACGACGACGAACCAGTGGTGTTCATCTGCGGGAAATGCAGGCTCCCTGTCGGGGATTCCTTGTCTTGGGGTGGAAGCGAAGACGGACAAAATCAGATACGGTTAAAAC GGGTCACTGACAATGTTTTGGTTGGAAAGGACGCTCGCCTGCATGAAGCCAGCAAAGGTTCACTCTG TCTCATTGTGGATTTGATGTGCCGAGGCTGCCACTCTGTGCTGGGCATGATCTACTCCTCCACCCCCAAGAGCCTGGACCACAAGAGATACATGTTCTGTTTCAACGTTGCCGACATTGACAG CTACGTGCTGGGCTCTGCAAGCCAGATGTTGGCAGCAGAGGGCCCCAAGGAGCAGCCGGTGACGCTGGAGTACAGAGGCCATGTTGAACAGCAGCTGCTGGAG ATGAAGATGCTGGTGGTGTCCATGGCTCAGAGATTGGAGGAGATCGAGGGCGGCCTTCAGGATGGATGCAATGAGGCATGA
- the haus1 gene encoding HAUS augmin-like complex subunit 1, which translates to MCENIDKVNSWLGAAFGDQAVPQYEVNSRTVDILCQLAQASEARCNDTELLIEDLNQKASEYQAEGAHLQDVLLQGVGLSYASLSKSSVVYLSALVDSAMVLGVRDTSLCSFMPALNRLTDELLDAEKSKRKVEREVVALRKRLSATLVLRSNLQEDLSKIAESQAVESAKAEERLLSMDFVRAKAKELRIRRESQEAQLASRKMDTSLTHQALVELSEEVTTLKQEILPLKKKLEPYMDLSPNPSLARVKIEEAKRELAALDSKLEMNMAFK; encoded by the exons atgtgcgaaAACATTGATAAG GTCAACAGCTGGCTAGGTGCTGCGTTCGGGGACCAGGCCGTGCCCCAGTATGAGGTCAATTCAAGAACCGTGGACATTCTGTGCCAGCTGGCTCAGGCCAGCGAGGCCCGTTGCAATGACACGGAGCTGCTGATAGAAGACCTCAACCAGAAAGCGTCAGAGTACCAGGCTGAGG GCGCTCATCTCCAGGACGTTCTTCTCCAAGGCGTCGGTCTGTCCTACGCAAGCTTGTCCAAGTCCTCTGTGGTCTACCTGTCTGCTTTAGTGGATAGCGCCATGGTGCTGGGGGTCAGAGACACGTCGCTGTGCAG CTTCATGCCCGCGCTGAACCGCCTCACCGATGAGCTTCTGGATGCGGAGAAGTCTAAGAGGAAAGTGGAGCGGGAGGTCGTGGCCCTGCGGAAGAGGCTAAGCGCCACTCTGGTGCTGCGCAGCAACTTGCAGGA GGATCTCAGCAAAATTGCTGAGAGTCAAGCGGTGGAAAGCGCCAAAGCTGAGGAGAGGCTACTCAGCATGGACTTTGTGAGGGCAAAGGCTAAAGAGCTCCGCATCAGACGGGAGAGCCAAGAG GCCCAGCTAGCTTCCAGAAAAATGGACACGTCCCTTACACATCAAGCTTTGGTTGAACTCTCAGAG gaagtgaccacACTGAAGCAAGAAATTCTGCCCTTGAAAAAGAAGCTGGAACCTTACATGGACCTCAGCCCG AACCCATCTCTTGCTCGAGTTAAAATAGAAGAAGCAAAAAGAGAACTG gCGGCGCTCGACTCCAAACTGGAGATGAACATGGCTTTCAAGTGA
- the eva1c gene encoding protein eva-1 homolog C isoform X1, producing MGHGPDLFYLTLLLWTRRGNGLADFSNYLSKILSSHSVYACDGHPLRLTCPRHSTISIHKAFYGSGLLAQWCPVEPPPVVVAWDRSCSSLTVLQKLLSECQDHRDCQLYVNHLLFGPDPCPGTSKYLHVDYMCKPTEHKRRVACEGETMVLRCKPPRVLNIYAAVYGRGLHQADTCPSILAPDPPFDCLNYDAIQVLNKRCYSKQRCAVAVSNKTFKDPCAPGTRKYLSVLFSCVPWTLLREVDAKILITLSPTAITEKGLPVDVDVPPSRDKDSSGAMMSTSLVTYTFIKGQCKEYRHCVNTPASFYLLANPEHRDMAALLFTSSVCVGLVVTLLAVSVRVTCMGRHRLEVYEDEDGDEEDDNDDDNTERSSLAERKAVYYDWEDVMYVSEAAERAERIERREMIVQEIWMNAYLNGGSCL from the exons ATGGGCCACGGACCGGATTTGTTTTACCTGACTTTACTGCTGTGGACGAGACGAGGGAACGGACTGGCTGACTTTTCAA ACTACCTGTCCAAGATCCTTAGTAGTCATTCAGTCTACGCCTGCGACGGCCATCCTCTCAGACTTACCTGTCCTCGTCACTCCACCATCTCCATCCACAAGGCCTTCTACGGGAGCGGCCTGCTGGCCCAGTGGTGCCCAGTAGAACCTCCCCCTGTTGTGGTGGCCTGGGACCGCAGCTGCTCGTCTTTGACTGTCCTGCAA AAGCTGCTGTCAGAGTGTCAGGACCACAGAGACTGTCAGCTGTATGTCAACCACCTGCTCTTTGGACCCGACCCCTGCCCCGGTACCAGCAAGTACCTCCATGTGGACTACATGTGTAAACCAA CTGAGCACAAAAGGCGAGTGGCGTGTGAGGGCGAGACCATGGTGTTACGCTGTAAGCCCCCCCGGGTGCTGAACATTTATGCAGCTGTCTATGGGAGAGGTCTACACCAGGCTGACACCTGCCCCTCAATCCTGGCCCCAGACCCCCCATTTG ACTGCCTGAACTATGACGCCATACAGGTGCTGAACAAGCGGTGCTACAGCAAACAGAGGTGTGCTGTCGCCGTCAGCAACAAAACCTTTAAGGACCCCTGCGCCCCCGGAACCAGGAAGTACCTCAGCGTGCTCTTTTCTTGCG TGCCCTGGACTTTACTGAGGGAGGTGGACGCCAAAATTCTCATCACTTTATCGCCAACAGCAATCACAGAAAAAG GTCTTCCTGTGGATGTGGACGTACCGCCTTCCAGAGACAAGGACAGCTCAGGAGCGATGATGAGCACCTCCCTCGTCACTTACACCTTCATTAAAGGTCAGTGTAAAGAATATCGCCATTGCGTCAACACACCGGCATCCTTTTATTTACTTGCCAATCCAGAGCATCGCGACATGGCGGCACTGCTTTTCACGTCCAGCGTCTGCGTGGGCCTCGTGGTCACGCTACTCGCCGTATCAGTCCGAGTGACCTGCATGGGGCGCCACAGGCTCGAGGTGTATGAGGATGAAGATGGAGATGAGGaggatgataatgatgatgataatacagAGAGAAGCTCTTTAGCGGAGAGGAAGGCCGTCTACTACGACTGGGAGGATGTGATGTATGTGAGCGAGGCGGCGGAGAGGGCGGAGAGGATTGAGCGCAGAGAGATGATTGTGCAGGAAATCTGGATGAACGCTTACTTAAACGGAGGCTCCTGTTTATAA
- the eva1c gene encoding protein eva-1 homolog C isoform X2 — MGHGPDLFYLTLLLWTRRGNGLADFSNYLSKILSSHSVYACDGHPLRLTCPRHSTISIHKAFYGSGLLAQWCPVEPPPVVVAWDRSCSSLTVLQKLLSECQDHRDCQLYVNHLLFGPDPCPGTSKYLHVDYMCKPTEHKRRVACEGETMVLRCKPPRVLNIYAAVYGRGLHQADTCPSILAPDPPFDCLNYDAIQVLNKRCYSKQRCAVAVSNKTFKDPCAPGTRKYLSVLFSCVPWTLLREVDAKILITLSPTAITEKGLPVDVDVPPSRDKDSSGAMMSTSLVTYTFIKEHRDMAALLFTSSVCVGLVVTLLAVSVRVTCMGRHRLEVYEDEDGDEEDDNDDDNTERSSLAERKAVYYDWEDVMYVSEAAERAERIERREMIVQEIWMNAYLNGGSCL; from the exons ATGGGCCACGGACCGGATTTGTTTTACCTGACTTTACTGCTGTGGACGAGACGAGGGAACGGACTGGCTGACTTTTCAA ACTACCTGTCCAAGATCCTTAGTAGTCATTCAGTCTACGCCTGCGACGGCCATCCTCTCAGACTTACCTGTCCTCGTCACTCCACCATCTCCATCCACAAGGCCTTCTACGGGAGCGGCCTGCTGGCCCAGTGGTGCCCAGTAGAACCTCCCCCTGTTGTGGTGGCCTGGGACCGCAGCTGCTCGTCTTTGACTGTCCTGCAA AAGCTGCTGTCAGAGTGTCAGGACCACAGAGACTGTCAGCTGTATGTCAACCACCTGCTCTTTGGACCCGACCCCTGCCCCGGTACCAGCAAGTACCTCCATGTGGACTACATGTGTAAACCAA CTGAGCACAAAAGGCGAGTGGCGTGTGAGGGCGAGACCATGGTGTTACGCTGTAAGCCCCCCCGGGTGCTGAACATTTATGCAGCTGTCTATGGGAGAGGTCTACACCAGGCTGACACCTGCCCCTCAATCCTGGCCCCAGACCCCCCATTTG ACTGCCTGAACTATGACGCCATACAGGTGCTGAACAAGCGGTGCTACAGCAAACAGAGGTGTGCTGTCGCCGTCAGCAACAAAACCTTTAAGGACCCCTGCGCCCCCGGAACCAGGAAGTACCTCAGCGTGCTCTTTTCTTGCG TGCCCTGGACTTTACTGAGGGAGGTGGACGCCAAAATTCTCATCACTTTATCGCCAACAGCAATCACAGAAAAAG GTCTTCCTGTGGATGTGGACGTACCGCCTTCCAGAGACAAGGACAGCTCAGGAGCGATGATGAGCACCTCCCTCGTCACTTACACCTTCATTAAAG AGCATCGCGACATGGCGGCACTGCTTTTCACGTCCAGCGTCTGCGTGGGCCTCGTGGTCACGCTACTCGCCGTATCAGTCCGAGTGACCTGCATGGGGCGCCACAGGCTCGAGGTGTATGAGGATGAAGATGGAGATGAGGaggatgataatgatgatgataatacagAGAGAAGCTCTTTAGCGGAGAGGAAGGCCGTCTACTACGACTGGGAGGATGTGATGTATGTGAGCGAGGCGGCGGAGAGGGCGGAGAGGATTGAGCGCAGAGAGATGATTGTGCAGGAAATCTGGATGAACGCTTACTTAAACGGAGGCTCCTGTTTATAA
- the eva1c gene encoding protein eva-1 homolog C isoform X3 — MGHGPDLFYLTLLLWTRRGNGLADFSNYLSKILSSHSVYACDGHPLRLTCPRHSTISIHKAFYGSGLLAQWCPVEPPPVVVAWDRSCSSLTVLQKLLSECQDHRDCQLYVNHLLFGPDPCPGTSKYLHVDYMCKPNCLNYDAIQVLNKRCYSKQRCAVAVSNKTFKDPCAPGTRKYLSVLFSCVPWTLLREVDAKILITLSPTAITEKGLPVDVDVPPSRDKDSSGAMMSTSLVTYTFIKGQCKEYRHCVNTPASFYLLANPEHRDMAALLFTSSVCVGLVVTLLAVSVRVTCMGRHRLEVYEDEDGDEEDDNDDDNTERSSLAERKAVYYDWEDVMYVSEAAERAERIERREMIVQEIWMNAYLNGGSCL, encoded by the exons ATGGGCCACGGACCGGATTTGTTTTACCTGACTTTACTGCTGTGGACGAGACGAGGGAACGGACTGGCTGACTTTTCAA ACTACCTGTCCAAGATCCTTAGTAGTCATTCAGTCTACGCCTGCGACGGCCATCCTCTCAGACTTACCTGTCCTCGTCACTCCACCATCTCCATCCACAAGGCCTTCTACGGGAGCGGCCTGCTGGCCCAGTGGTGCCCAGTAGAACCTCCCCCTGTTGTGGTGGCCTGGGACCGCAGCTGCTCGTCTTTGACTGTCCTGCAA AAGCTGCTGTCAGAGTGTCAGGACCACAGAGACTGTCAGCTGTATGTCAACCACCTGCTCTTTGGACCCGACCCCTGCCCCGGTACCAGCAAGTACCTCCATGTGGACTACATGTGTAAACCAA ACTGCCTGAACTATGACGCCATACAGGTGCTGAACAAGCGGTGCTACAGCAAACAGAGGTGTGCTGTCGCCGTCAGCAACAAAACCTTTAAGGACCCCTGCGCCCCCGGAACCAGGAAGTACCTCAGCGTGCTCTTTTCTTGCG TGCCCTGGACTTTACTGAGGGAGGTGGACGCCAAAATTCTCATCACTTTATCGCCAACAGCAATCACAGAAAAAG GTCTTCCTGTGGATGTGGACGTACCGCCTTCCAGAGACAAGGACAGCTCAGGAGCGATGATGAGCACCTCCCTCGTCACTTACACCTTCATTAAAGGTCAGTGTAAAGAATATCGCCATTGCGTCAACACACCGGCATCCTTTTATTTACTTGCCAATCCAGAGCATCGCGACATGGCGGCACTGCTTTTCACGTCCAGCGTCTGCGTGGGCCTCGTGGTCACGCTACTCGCCGTATCAGTCCGAGTGACCTGCATGGGGCGCCACAGGCTCGAGGTGTATGAGGATGAAGATGGAGATGAGGaggatgataatgatgatgataatacagAGAGAAGCTCTTTAGCGGAGAGGAAGGCCGTCTACTACGACTGGGAGGATGTGATGTATGTGAGCGAGGCGGCGGAGAGGGCGGAGAGGATTGAGCGCAGAGAGATGATTGTGCAGGAAATCTGGATGAACGCTTACTTAAACGGAGGCTCCTGTTTATAA
- the cfap298 gene encoding cilia- and flagella-associated protein 298 — MVILHVKRGDESQFLLAASVDAPVDVLLQEITAIYNGRLKVGRICSELTELAEHGITLPPNMQGLTDEQIVELKLKDEWEEKCVPSGGAVFKKDDIGRRNGHAPNDKMKEVLLKTVDEVKALISKKQAEANVCVTMAMVKEGLDQLRGATMIVYPMGLPPHDPIRMEFEDREDLSGTQASLQVLEEEECQLWWAAKEIQRGKKLQDYIGKNDKTKLVVKIQKKGQGAPAREPLVSDEQHKQMMLHYYRRQEELKKLEEADDDTYLDSEWSDRQALKRQFQGLTNIKWGPR; from the exons ATGGTGATTCTGCATGTGAAACGCGGAGATGAGAGTCAGTTTCTCTTGGCCGCCAGTGTGGACGCCCCCGTGGACGTTCTGCTACAGGAAATCACGGCCATTTATAACGGAAGACTCAAAGTGGGCCGCATATGTTCAG AGCTGACCGAGCTGGCCGAGCATGGCATCACACTCCCTCCAAACATGCAAGGCCTGACGGACGAGCAGATCGTGGAGCTGAAGCTGAAAGACGAGTGGGAGGAGAAGTGCGTGCCCAGCGGCGGCGCCGTCTTCAAGAAGGATGACATCGGCAGGCGGAACGGACATG CtccaaatgacaaaatgaaagaaGTGTTACTTAAAACGGTGGACGAGGTCAAAGCGCTCATCTCCAAA AAACAAGCGGAAGCCAATGTTTGCGTCACCATGGCGATGGTGAAAGAAGGCCTGGACCAGCTCAGGGGGGCCACCATGATTGTGTACCCTATGGGGCTGCCCCCTCATGACCCCATACGGATGGAGTTTGAAGACCGCGAGGACCTCTCAGGGACGCAG GCGTCActccaggtgctggaggaggaggagtgccAGCTATGGTGGGCTGCCAAAGAGATACAAAGAGGCAAGAAGCTGCAGGACTACATTGGCAAGAATGACAAGACCAAGCTTGTGGTGAAAATCCAAAAG AAAGGACAGGGGGCGCCAGCGAGGGAGCCTCTGGTGAGCGATGAGCAACATAAGCAGATGATGCTGCATTACTACAGGAGGCAGGAGGAGCTCAAG AAATTAGAAGAAGCCGACGACGACACATACCTGGACTCGGAGTGGTCTGACAGACAGGCCCTGAAAAGACAGTTTCAAGGCCTCACCAACATTAAATGGGGGCCCAGATAA